A DNA window from Takifugu flavidus isolate HTHZ2018 chromosome 15, ASM371156v2, whole genome shotgun sequence contains the following coding sequences:
- the LOC130538502 gene encoding transmembrane protein 125-like, with product MDMEPFYPSYTIRHPALVYLDPILMQRRVLEDQVELWWFREPRQSLFCYCASVILILGLGLGGVGLLSTTTSLSGEWRLGVGTTLCLLALTVLLKQLLSSAIQDMNCVHNRRRIDQLKSGGRADPALIMAVGLGVMLCGTVLLGLAATGQRSYDTEEMFVSSVVLMAAGAGMALAVLTYGALVCLKRRRERRRRRRLIRARMQGNPAVFSVSGGHANQSSRDTMSSRDTMSSRISQI from the coding sequence ATGGACATGGAGCCCTTCTATCCATCCTACACCATCCGTCACCCCGCACTTGTGTACCTGGACCCCATCCTGATGCAGCGGAGGGTCCTGGAGGACCAAGTGGAGCTGTGGTGGTTCAGAGAGCCACGCCAGTCCCTGTTCTGCTACTGTGCCTCGGTGATCCTCATCCTGGGGCTGGGTCTCGGCGGCGTGGGGCTCCtttccaccaccaccagcttgTCTGGGGAGTGGCGCCTCGGGGTGGGCACCACGTTATGCCTCCTGGCCCTGACTGTTCTGCTCAAGCAGCTCCTCAGCTCTGCTATCCAGGACATGAACTGCGTGCACAACCGGCGTCGGATCGACCAGCTAAAGAGTGGCGGGAGGGCGGACCCGGCGCTGATCATGGCTGTGGGGCTGGGGGTGATGCTCTGTGGGACCGTGCTTCTGGGCCTGGCAGCGACAGGCCAGCGGAGCTACGACACAGAGGAGATGTTTGTATCCAGCGTGGTGCTGATGGCGGCTGGTGCAGGTATGGCTCTGGCCGTCCTGACCTACGGCGCCCTGGTCTGTCTGAAAAGAAGAagggagcggaggaggaggaggaggctcatCAGAGCGAGGATGCAGGGGAACCCAGCTGTGTTCAGCGTTTCAGGAGGACACGCgaaccagagcagcagagacacgaTGTCCAGCAGAGACACGATGTCCAGCAGGATCAGCCAAATATGA
- the LOC130538507 gene encoding protein shisa-like-2A: MSQCSAYSSAEGALVDGFSCPRPGNAASAVYCCGFNDVKYCCDDPNSFFPYDYGYMWWLSIGALIGLSIAAVVLLAFLITVCVLCYLFISIKPSRPDNGLPLTAPGREVSEGSSNNRGTSSTGPQGFRKHFTSRKLDCDNQAPNPDILFQRCFTANVTCVNVESPP; the protein is encoded by the exons ATGAGTCAATGCAGCGCCTACAGCAGCGCTGAGGGCGCGCTTGTGGACGGATTCTCCTGCCCCAGACCTGGAAACGCGGCTTCTGCCGTCTACTGCTGCGGCTTTAATGATGTCAAGTACTGCTGCGACGATCCCAACAGTTTTTTCCCGTATGATTACGGGTACATGTGGTGGCTGAG TATCGGGGCTCTGATTGGTCTGTCCATCGCTGCCGTGGTCCTCCTGGCCTTTCTCatcaccgtgtgtgtgttgtgttatcTCTTCATTTCCATCAAACCCAGCCGCCCTGATAATGGGCTACCCCTCACAGCACCTG GCAGAGAGGTGAGTGagggctccagtaacaacagagggaCCAGTTCTACAGGTCCACAGGGATTCAGGAAACACTTCACCAGCAGGAAACTGGACTGTGACAACCAGGCGCCAAACCCAGACATCCTGTTCCAGAGGTGCTTCACAGCCaatgtcacctgtgtgaacGTGGAGAGCCCCCCATAG
- the slc1a7a gene encoding solute carrier family 1 member 7a isoform X1, giving the protein MAVALDEVWGRVKNVCKQNGLLILSVLAVVIGCLLGFFLRGKQLSEQEVKYFQFPGELLMRMLKMLILPLVVSSLMSGLAALDAKCSSRLGIMTISYYLWTTFVAVVVGIVMVYIIHPGGAAQKEDSEDSKKPMTSSADALLDLIRNMFPANLVQATFQQYRTQRVPELIPKPTVAQLLDETTTRRVYIYGIQDDNGTDVQNFSLDLTPPPDVIMKTSPGTSEGMNVLGIVIFSATMGIMLGRMGPNGSALVNFCQSLNEAVLKIVAIVIWYFPFGIVFLVAGKILEMDDPSAMGKKLGFYAITVVMGLVLHGLFILPAMYFFITKKSPIVYIRGILQALLISLATSSSSATLPITFKCLLENNHIDRRIIRFVLPVGATINMDGTALYEAVAAIFIAQVNNYELDFGQIITISITATAASIGAAGIPQAGLVTMVIVLTSVGLPTDDITLIIAVDWALDRFRTMVNVMGDALATGIMAHICRKDFVKEGEQVPLICETKPMISIQQMMTYQNQKNGCYQPPPPGSKQDPLSPEVARLIQLEEGIRPAEKKKHGHASHHKREHRDKDHCSVDMNGLETNV; this is encoded by the exons atggCGGTGGCCTTGGATGAAGTGTGGGGGCGGGTGAAGAATGTCTGCAAGCAGAACGGGCTGCTCATCCTGTCCGTGCTGGCCGTGGTCATCGGCTGCCTGCTGGGCTTCTTCCTCAGAGGCAAGCAGCTCTCGGAGCAG GAGGTGAAGTACTTCCAGTTTCCTGGAGAGCTGCTAATGAGGATGTTGAAAATGTTGATCTTGCCCCTTGTCGTGTCCAG TTTGATGTCAGGTCTCGCTGCCCTGGATGCCAAGTGCTCCAGCCGCCTGGGCATCATGACCATCTCCTACTACCTCTGGACCACCTTTGTTGCCGTGGTAGTGGGCATCGTCATGGTGTACATCATCCATCCTGGCGGAGCCGCTCAGAAGGAGGACTCCGAGGACAGCAAGAAGCCGATGACCAGCTCAGCCGACGCGCTGCTGGACCTAATCCG CAACATGTTTCCAGCCAACCTGGTTCAAGCCACTTTTCAGCAG TATCGAACCCAGAGAGTCCCCGAGCTCATCCCCAAACCCACTGTGGCGCAGCTGCTGGACGAGACCACCACGCGCAGGGTCTACATATACGGCATCCAAGACGACAACGGCACCGATGTGCAGAACTTCTCCCTGGATCTCACGCCGCCGCCCGACGTCATCATGAAGACGTCGCCCGGCACCAGCGAAGGCATGAATGTGCTGGGGATCGTCATTTTTTCCGCCACCATGG GAATCATGCTGGGCCGGATGGGACCCAACGGGAGCGCTTTGGTCAACTTCTGCCAAAGTTTGAACGAAGCGGTTTTGAAGATCGTCGCCATCGTCATTTG GTACTTTCCCTTTGGGATTGTTTTCCTGGTTGCTGGTAAGATCCTGGAGATGGACGACCCCTCAGCTATGGGAAAGAAGCTGGGCTTTTATGCCATTACCGTGGTAATGGGCCTGGTCCTTCATGGCCTATTCATCCTCCCGGCTATGTACTTTTTCATCACCAAGAAGAGCCCCATTGTTTACATCCGAGGCATCCTGCAGGCTCTACTTATCTCCTTAGCCACCTCATCCAG TTCTGCCACGCTGCCTATCACCTTCAAGTGCCTCCTGGAGAACAACCACATCGACCGGCGCATCATCCGCTTCGTGCTGCCCGTCGGCGCCACCATCAACATGGACGGCACCGCGCTCTACGAGGCCGTGGCGGCCATCTTCATCGCCCAAGTCAACAATTACGAGCTGGACTTTGGGCAGATCATCACCATCAG CATCACCGCCACGGCAGCCAGCATCGGCGCTGCTGGGATCCCACAGGCCGGACTCGTAACCATGGTGATCGTGCTGACCTCGGTGGGTTTACCCACCGACGACATCACGCTGATCATCGCCGTTGACTGGGCATT GGATCGCTTCAGGACCATGGTCAACGTGATGGGCGACGCTCTGGCCACGGGAATTATGGCTCATATCTGCAGAAAAGACTTTGTCAAAGAAGGAGAGCAG GTGCCTCTGATCTGCGAGACCAAGCCCATGATCAGCATCCAGCAGATGATGACCTACCAGAACCAGAAAAACGGCTGCTACCAGCCGCCCCCTCCGGGAAGCAAGCAGGACCCCCTCTCTCCGGAGGTGGCCCGCCTgatccagctggaggaggggatCCGGCCAGCGGAAAAGAAGAAACACGGCCACGCCTCCCACCACAAGAGAGAACACAGGGACAAAGACCACTGTTCGGTTGACATGAACGGCCTGGAGACTAACGTTTAA
- the slc1a7a gene encoding solute carrier family 1 member 7a isoform X2 → MRMLKMLILPLVVSSLMSGLAALDAKCSSRLGIMTISYYLWTTFVAVVVGIVMVYIIHPGGAAQKEDSEDSKKPMTSSADALLDLIRNMFPANLVQATFQQYRTQRVPELIPKPTVAQLLDETTTRRVYIYGIQDDNGTDVQNFSLDLTPPPDVIMKTSPGTSEGMNVLGIVIFSATMGIMLGRMGPNGSALVNFCQSLNEAVLKIVAIVIWYFPFGIVFLVAGKILEMDDPSAMGKKLGFYAITVVMGLVLHGLFILPAMYFFITKKSPIVYIRGILQALLISLATSSSSATLPITFKCLLENNHIDRRIIRFVLPVGATINMDGTALYEAVAAIFIAQVNNYELDFGQIITISITATAASIGAAGIPQAGLVTMVIVLTSVGLPTDDITLIIAVDWALDRFRTMVNVMGDALATGIMAHICRKDFVKEGEQVPLICETKPMISIQQMMTYQNQKNGCYQPPPPGSKQDPLSPEVARLIQLEEGIRPAEKKKHGHASHHKREHRDKDHCSVDMNGLETNV, encoded by the exons ATGAGGATGTTGAAAATGTTGATCTTGCCCCTTGTCGTGTCCAG TTTGATGTCAGGTCTCGCTGCCCTGGATGCCAAGTGCTCCAGCCGCCTGGGCATCATGACCATCTCCTACTACCTCTGGACCACCTTTGTTGCCGTGGTAGTGGGCATCGTCATGGTGTACATCATCCATCCTGGCGGAGCCGCTCAGAAGGAGGACTCCGAGGACAGCAAGAAGCCGATGACCAGCTCAGCCGACGCGCTGCTGGACCTAATCCG CAACATGTTTCCAGCCAACCTGGTTCAAGCCACTTTTCAGCAG TATCGAACCCAGAGAGTCCCCGAGCTCATCCCCAAACCCACTGTGGCGCAGCTGCTGGACGAGACCACCACGCGCAGGGTCTACATATACGGCATCCAAGACGACAACGGCACCGATGTGCAGAACTTCTCCCTGGATCTCACGCCGCCGCCCGACGTCATCATGAAGACGTCGCCCGGCACCAGCGAAGGCATGAATGTGCTGGGGATCGTCATTTTTTCCGCCACCATGG GAATCATGCTGGGCCGGATGGGACCCAACGGGAGCGCTTTGGTCAACTTCTGCCAAAGTTTGAACGAAGCGGTTTTGAAGATCGTCGCCATCGTCATTTG GTACTTTCCCTTTGGGATTGTTTTCCTGGTTGCTGGTAAGATCCTGGAGATGGACGACCCCTCAGCTATGGGAAAGAAGCTGGGCTTTTATGCCATTACCGTGGTAATGGGCCTGGTCCTTCATGGCCTATTCATCCTCCCGGCTATGTACTTTTTCATCACCAAGAAGAGCCCCATTGTTTACATCCGAGGCATCCTGCAGGCTCTACTTATCTCCTTAGCCACCTCATCCAG TTCTGCCACGCTGCCTATCACCTTCAAGTGCCTCCTGGAGAACAACCACATCGACCGGCGCATCATCCGCTTCGTGCTGCCCGTCGGCGCCACCATCAACATGGACGGCACCGCGCTCTACGAGGCCGTGGCGGCCATCTTCATCGCCCAAGTCAACAATTACGAGCTGGACTTTGGGCAGATCATCACCATCAG CATCACCGCCACGGCAGCCAGCATCGGCGCTGCTGGGATCCCACAGGCCGGACTCGTAACCATGGTGATCGTGCTGACCTCGGTGGGTTTACCCACCGACGACATCACGCTGATCATCGCCGTTGACTGGGCATT GGATCGCTTCAGGACCATGGTCAACGTGATGGGCGACGCTCTGGCCACGGGAATTATGGCTCATATCTGCAGAAAAGACTTTGTCAAAGAAGGAGAGCAG GTGCCTCTGATCTGCGAGACCAAGCCCATGATCAGCATCCAGCAGATGATGACCTACCAGAACCAGAAAAACGGCTGCTACCAGCCGCCCCCTCCGGGAAGCAAGCAGGACCCCCTCTCTCCGGAGGTGGCCCGCCTgatccagctggaggaggggatCCGGCCAGCGGAAAAGAAGAAACACGGCCACGCCTCCCACCACAAGAGAGAACACAGGGACAAAGACCACTGTTCGGTTGACATGAACGGCCTGGAGACTAACGTTTAA
- the scp2a gene encoding sterol carrier protein 2 isoform X2, producing the protein MAPAKSKNRVFVIGVGMTKFDKPGARDNYDYPDMAKEAGEKALADAGIPYSAIEQACVGYVYGDSTCGQRAIYHSLGLTGIPIINVNNNCSTGSTALFMARQLVLGGLADCVLALGFEKMERGSLSSKFMDRTNPMDKHMEVMINCYGMAAAPAAPQMFGNAGREHMEKYGTKPEHFAKIAWKNHKHSTNNPYSQFQDEYSLEQVINSRKVFEYLTLLQCCPTSDGAGAAVLASEAFVRKHHLESQAVEIVAQEMATDTSSTFEENSCMKMVGYDMTRLAATKCFEAAGLRPSDVDVVELHDCFSANELITYEALGLCAEGKAGEMIDRGDNTYGGKFVINPSGGLISKGHPLGATGLAQCAELCWQLRGQAGRRQVGGAKVALQHNIGLGGAVVVALYRLGFPQGGSSQIGAVLTSSGNNLEAFKAYGVFKEIENHLREEGEKLVKKVGGVFAFNVKDGPGGATARWVVDVKSGQGSVTVDPDKKADCTLTLSDADLLALMTGKLNPQTAFFQGKLKISGNMGMAMKLQNLQVKPAKAKL; encoded by the exons atgGCACCTGCAAAGAGCAAAAACAGGGTTTTTGTCATCGGCGTGGGCATGACAAAG TTCGACAAGCCTGGAGCCAGAGACAACTACGATTACCCTGACATGGCGAAAGAAGCAG GTGAAAAGGCTCTAGCAGATGCAGGCATCCCATATTCTGCCATTGAAcaagcctgtgtagggtatgtCTACG GCGACTCCACATGTGGACAGAGAGCCATTTATCACAGCTTAGGCCTGACTGGAATCCCCATCATAAACGTCAACAACAACTGCTCAACCGGCTCCACCGCGCTCTTCATGGCCCGGCAGCTCGTCCTGGGGG GTCTGGCTGACTGTGTGCTTGCTCTTGGATTTGAGAAGATGGAGAGGGGCTCTTTGTCTTCAAAG TTTATGGACAGGACCAACCCCATGGACAAGCACATGGAGGTGATGATCAACTGCTACGGGATGGCTGCTGCTCCGGCCGCTCCCCAGATGTTCGGCAACGCCGGCAGAGAACACATGGAGAAATATG GCACTAAACCAGAACACTTTGCCAAAATTGCCtggaaaaaccacaaacattcCACTAATAACCC ATACTCCCAGTTCCAGGATGAGTACAGTTTGGAGCAGGTGATTAACTCCAGGAAGGTGTTTGAGTACCTCACTCTGCTGCAGTGTTG CCCTACTTCGGATGGCGCCGGAGCTGCGGTTTTGGCCAGTGAGGCCTTTGTCAGGAAACACCATCTGGAGAGCCAGGCCGTGGAGATTGTTGCTCAGGAGATGGCCACCGACACCTCCTCCACTTTTGAAGAGAACAGCTGCATGAAGATG GTGGGATACGACATGACTCGGCTGGCGGCCACAAAGTGTTTTGAAGCGGCGGGTCTGAGGCCCAGTGACGTCGATGTGGTGGAGCTGCACGACTGCTTCTCAGCAAATGAGCTCATTACCTACGAGGCTCTGGGGCTGTGTGCCGAGG GTAAAGCTGGAGAGATGATTGATAGAGGGGACAACACGTATGGAGGTAAATTTGTGATCAACCCCAGCGGCGGGCTCATCTCTAAAGGCCACCCTCTGGGTGCCACAG GTCTGGCCCAGTGTGCAGAGCTGTGCTGGCAGCTCCgtgggcaggcaggcaggaggcaggTCGGGGGGGCAAAGGTGGCCCTGCAGCACAACATCGGCTTGGGAGGGGCCGTGGTCGTCGCCCTGTACAGGCTGGGATTCCCTCAGGGGGGCAG CTCCCAAATTGGTGCAGTTCTCACCAGCTCCGGCAACAATCTGGAGGCTTTCAAAGCTTACGGCGTCTTTAAAGAGATTGAGAATCATCTGCGCGAG gaaggGGAGAAGCTCGTCAAGAAGGTCGGCGGCGTGTTCGCCTTCAACGTGAAGGACGGACCAGGCGGGGCCACGGCCAGATGGGTGGTGGACGTGAAGAGCGGACAAGGTTCCGTCACCGTCGACCCAG ATAAAAAGGCCGACTGCACGCTGACCTTGAGTGACGCAGATCTGCTGGCTCTGATGACCGGAAAGTTGAACCCACAAACG GCGTTCTTCCAGGGGAAGCTGAAGATCTCTGGGAACATGGGCATGGCCATGAAGCTGCAGAACCTCCAGGTCAAACCAGCCAAGGCCAAGCTGTGa
- the scp2a gene encoding sterol carrier protein 2 isoform X1 translates to MAPAKSKNRVFVIGVGMTKFDKPGARDNYDYPDMAKEAGEKALADAGIPYSAIEQACVGYVYGDSTCGQRAIYHSLGLTGIPIINVNNNCSTGSTALFMARQLVLGGLADCVLALGFEKMERGSLSSKFMDRTNPMDKHMEVMINCYGMAAAPAAPQMFGNAGREHMEKYGKRRLISKDGNCFFSCLNVHVGPLSGTKPEHFAKIAWKNHKHSTNNPYSQFQDEYSLEQVINSRKVFEYLTLLQCCPTSDGAGAAVLASEAFVRKHHLESQAVEIVAQEMATDTSSTFEENSCMKMVGYDMTRLAATKCFEAAGLRPSDVDVVELHDCFSANELITYEALGLCAEGKAGEMIDRGDNTYGGKFVINPSGGLISKGHPLGATGLAQCAELCWQLRGQAGRRQVGGAKVALQHNIGLGGAVVVALYRLGFPQGGSSQIGAVLTSSGNNLEAFKAYGVFKEIENHLREEGEKLVKKVGGVFAFNVKDGPGGATARWVVDVKSGQGSVTVDPDKKADCTLTLSDADLLALMTGKLNPQTAFFQGKLKISGNMGMAMKLQNLQVKPAKAKL, encoded by the exons atgGCACCTGCAAAGAGCAAAAACAGGGTTTTTGTCATCGGCGTGGGCATGACAAAG TTCGACAAGCCTGGAGCCAGAGACAACTACGATTACCCTGACATGGCGAAAGAAGCAG GTGAAAAGGCTCTAGCAGATGCAGGCATCCCATATTCTGCCATTGAAcaagcctgtgtagggtatgtCTACG GCGACTCCACATGTGGACAGAGAGCCATTTATCACAGCTTAGGCCTGACTGGAATCCCCATCATAAACGTCAACAACAACTGCTCAACCGGCTCCACCGCGCTCTTCATGGCCCGGCAGCTCGTCCTGGGGG GTCTGGCTGACTGTGTGCTTGCTCTTGGATTTGAGAAGATGGAGAGGGGCTCTTTGTCTTCAAAG TTTATGGACAGGACCAACCCCATGGACAAGCACATGGAGGTGATGATCAACTGCTACGGGATGGCTGCTGCTCCGGCCGCTCCCCAGATGTTCGGCAACGCCGGCAGAGAACACATGGAGAAATATGGTAAACGCCGCTTGATTTCAAAGGATGGAAACTGCTTTTTCTCCTGCCTGAATGTTCACGTTGGGCCTCTTTCAGGCACTAAACCAGAACACTTTGCCAAAATTGCCtggaaaaaccacaaacattcCACTAATAACCC ATACTCCCAGTTCCAGGATGAGTACAGTTTGGAGCAGGTGATTAACTCCAGGAAGGTGTTTGAGTACCTCACTCTGCTGCAGTGTTG CCCTACTTCGGATGGCGCCGGAGCTGCGGTTTTGGCCAGTGAGGCCTTTGTCAGGAAACACCATCTGGAGAGCCAGGCCGTGGAGATTGTTGCTCAGGAGATGGCCACCGACACCTCCTCCACTTTTGAAGAGAACAGCTGCATGAAGATG GTGGGATACGACATGACTCGGCTGGCGGCCACAAAGTGTTTTGAAGCGGCGGGTCTGAGGCCCAGTGACGTCGATGTGGTGGAGCTGCACGACTGCTTCTCAGCAAATGAGCTCATTACCTACGAGGCTCTGGGGCTGTGTGCCGAGG GTAAAGCTGGAGAGATGATTGATAGAGGGGACAACACGTATGGAGGTAAATTTGTGATCAACCCCAGCGGCGGGCTCATCTCTAAAGGCCACCCTCTGGGTGCCACAG GTCTGGCCCAGTGTGCAGAGCTGTGCTGGCAGCTCCgtgggcaggcaggcaggaggcaggTCGGGGGGGCAAAGGTGGCCCTGCAGCACAACATCGGCTTGGGAGGGGCCGTGGTCGTCGCCCTGTACAGGCTGGGATTCCCTCAGGGGGGCAG CTCCCAAATTGGTGCAGTTCTCACCAGCTCCGGCAACAATCTGGAGGCTTTCAAAGCTTACGGCGTCTTTAAAGAGATTGAGAATCATCTGCGCGAG gaaggGGAGAAGCTCGTCAAGAAGGTCGGCGGCGTGTTCGCCTTCAACGTGAAGGACGGACCAGGCGGGGCCACGGCCAGATGGGTGGTGGACGTGAAGAGCGGACAAGGTTCCGTCACCGTCGACCCAG ATAAAAAGGCCGACTGCACGCTGACCTTGAGTGACGCAGATCTGCTGGCTCTGATGACCGGAAAGTTGAACCCACAAACG GCGTTCTTCCAGGGGAAGCTGAAGATCTCTGGGAACATGGGCATGGCCATGAAGCTGCAGAACCTCCAGGTCAAACCAGCCAAGGCCAAGCTGTGa
- the czib gene encoding CXXC motif containing zinc binding protein gives MVKIGLQFKATLDNVTNVRPLGTDFRWYLKLKCGNCGETSDKWQYITLDESVPLKGGRGSASMVQKCKLCSRENSIDILEDTITPYNAEDSERFKTMVQFECRGLEPVDFQPQAGFVAEGTETGTPFPEVNLLEKDWTDYDEKLAASVGIYEVTHQFKKC, from the exons ATGGTG AAAATCGGTCTCCAGTTTAAAGCCACTCTGGACAATGTCACCAATGTCAGACCATTGGGCACCGACTTCCGCTGGTATCTAAAG CTGAAGTGTGGAAACTGTGGCGAGACCTCTGATAAATGGCAGTACATAACACTAGAT GAGAGTGTGCCtctgaaaggaggaagaggcagtGCCAGCATGGTGCAGAAGTGCAAACTTTGTTCCAGAGAAAATTCAATCG aTATCCTGGaagacaccatcacaccttacAAT GCTGAGGACAGCGAACGCTTCAAAACAATGGTGCAGTTTGAATGTCGTGGACTGGAGCCAGTTGACTTCCAACCACAA GCTGGCTTTGTTGCCGAGGGAACAGAGACTGGAACACCATTTCCTGAAGTCAACTTACTAGAAAAA GACTGGACAGATTATGATGAGAAACTTGCAGCGTCTGTTGGAATATATGAGGTTACACATCAGTTCAAAAAATGTTAA
- the uck2b gene encoding uridine-cytidine kinase 2-B codes for MLAQPGLQHIASMAGDSETHLRSGDENTDIIRQPFLIGVSGGTASGKSSVCGKIMELLGQNKIDHHQRQVVILSQDSFYKVLTPEQKAKALKGQFNFDHPDAFDNDLVLQTLQDILQGKTVQIPVYDFVTHSRKDEFVTVYPADVVLFEGILMFYSQEIRDMFQMKLFVDTDPDTRLSRRVLRDISERGRELEQVLNQYITFVKPAFEEFCLPTKKYADVIIPRGADNLVAINLIVQHIQDILNGGPNKRQNGCVNGHSTPRQRRASESSSRPH; via the exons ATGCTAGCACAGCCCGGTTTACAGCACATTGCAAGCATGGCCGGAGACAGTGAAACACATCTGAGGAGCGGGGACGAGAACACCGACATCATTCGGCAGCCTTTCCTCATCGGTGTCTCCGGGGGCACGGCCAGTGGAAAG TCATCGGTATGTGGGAAAATCATGGAGCTGCTGGGCCAGAACAAGATCGACCACCATCAGAGGCAGGTGGTGATCCTCAGCCAGGACAGCTTCTACAAGGTCCTCACTCCAGAGCAGAAGGCCAAGGCCCTCAAGGGCCAGTTCAACTTTGATCACCCAG ATGCGTTCGACAATGATTTGGTGCTCCAAACACTTCAAGACATCCTGCAGGGGAAAACTGTCCAGATCCCAGTTTATGATTTTGTCACTCATTCCAG GAAAGACGAGTTTGTTACAGTGTACCCGGCCGATGTGGTTCTGTTTGAGGGCATCCTCATGTTCTACTCTCAGGAAATCAGAGACATGTTCCAGATGAAGCTGTTTGTTGATACTGATCCAGATACACGGCTGTCACGCCGAG TACTGAGAGACATCAGTGAACGTGGCAGAGAGCTGGAACAAGTGCTCAACCAGTACATCACCTTTGTCAAACCAGCCTTTGAGGAGTTCTGTCTTCCA ACCAAAAAGTATGCAGATGTGATAATTCCTCGTGGAGCAGACAACCTTG TGGCCATCAACTTGATAGTACAGCACATTCAAGACATTCTGAACGGCGGACCGAACAAGCGCCAAAACGGCTGCGTGAATGGACACAGCACTCCACGCCAGCGGCGGGCCTCGGAGTCCAGCAGCCGGCCCCACTGA